The proteins below come from a single Candidatus Eisenbacteria bacterium genomic window:
- a CDS encoding PDZ domain-containing protein, with the protein MKKVLTASAVAALSLTIAVVAFAGGDHCGAAKSSSASYTSAWSGAWLERSDDGTVTVADVAKGSPAAKAGLKRGDVVLAVNGYDLSDSESRAMCASKASCKVGSTVSYTVNRNGSTKDLKLKLAKMPSDATDRFASREASFDPMFAAVVMPASSA; encoded by the coding sequence ATGAAGAAGGTGCTCACGGCATCCGCTGTTGCTGCCCTCAGTCTGACGATCGCGGTCGTGGCGTTCGCAGGTGGCGATCACTGTGGTGCGGCCAAGTCCAGCTCGGCCTCCTATACGTCCGCGTGGTCCGGCGCCTGGCTGGAGCGTTCGGACGACGGCACCGTGACGGTCGCCGATGTGGCGAAGGGCAGCCCTGCCGCCAAGGCCGGCCTCAAGCGTGGCGACGTGGTGCTCGCGGTCAACGGTTACGACCTCAGCGACAGCGAGTCCCGCGCGATGTGCGCTTCCAAGGCGAGCTGCAAGGTGGGATCGACCGTGTCCTACACGGTGAACCGGAATGGTTCGACCAAGGACCTCAAGCTCAAGCTCGCGAAGATGCCCTCCGACGCGACCGATCGTTTCGCCAGCCGGGAAGCCAGCTTCGATCCGATGTTCGCCGCGGTGGTGATGCCGGCCTCTTCCGCCAA